Proteins from a single region of Pangasianodon hypophthalmus isolate fPanHyp1 chromosome 7, fPanHyp1.pri, whole genome shotgun sequence:
- the arr3b gene encoding arrestin 3b, retinal (X-arrestin) isoform X2: MMAKIYKKNSRNGSICLYLGKRDFVDHVDHVDIVDGVLKVDTSELHGRKVFVQLACFFHYGKEDLDVISLSFRKDIWIQHIQVYPPPAEDKPVSTPMQEVLMKKAGEGAHHFTFNVPTNLPCSVTFLPAAWDKGEACGVDFKIKAYIANKADDPDEKIDKKDTCQMIIRKIQFAPDKLLPGPEVNIYKQFMFSGKTIHLEASIEKEVYYHGEPIQVRVKINNQTSKVVKKIKISINQTADVVLYSTDKYTKVVLCEEFRDQVNGQSTFEKEYIVTPLLANNKEKHGLALDSKLKDEDTNLASSTILQAGMCKDVQGILVSYKIKVNLMVVSGGVLGSLISSHVTAEIPLILMSPKPTGDVYVRY; encoded by the exons ATGATGGCAAA GATTTATAAGAAGAACAGTAGAAATGGCTCG ATTTGTCTTTACTTGGGGAAAAGAGACTTTGTGGACCATGTGGACCATGTCGATATTGTGG atgGGGTGCTCAAGGTGGACACTTCAGAACTTCATGGAAGAAAAG TGTTTGTGCAGCTGGCCTGTTTTTTCCACTATGGGAAGGAAGATTTGGATGTGATCAGTTTGTCCTTCAGGAAAGACATTTGGATCCAGCACATTCAAGTTTATCCTCCACCTGCTGAAGACAAACCAGTTAGCACGCCTATGCAGGAAGTCCTCATGAAGAAAGCAGGGGAAGGAGCACACCACTTCACTTTTAAT GTTCCAACAAATCTGCCATGCTCTGTAACTTTTCTGCCAGCGGCATGGGACAAAGGCGAG GCTTGTGGTGTtgactttaaaataaaagcctACATTGCCAACAAGGCTGACGATCCAGATGAGAAAATTGACAAGAA GGACACTTGTCAAATGATCATTCGTAAAATCCAGTTTGCACCAGACAAGTTGCTGCCTGGGCCCGAGGTGAATATATACAAGCAATTCATGTTTTCAGGAAAAACGATTCACCTGGAGGCCTCCATAGAGAAggag GTTTACTATCATGGAGAGCCAATCCAGGTCagagtgaaaataaacaacCAGACCAGTAAAGTGgtcaaaaaaatcaaaatttccA TTAACCAGACAGCAGATGTTGTGCTGTACTCAACTGACAAATACACCAAAGTTGTTCTCTGTGAGGAATTTCG GGATCAAGTAAACGGCCAAAGCACATTTGAGAAGGAATACATAGTCACGCCTCTATTGgccaacaacaaagaaaaacatggtcTGGCATTGGACAGCAAGCTAAAAGATGAAGACACAAACCTTGCATCATCCACAAT TCTACAAGCTGGCATGTGCAAAGATGTACAGGGCATTCTGGTGTCTTACAAAATCAAAGTCAACCTCATGGTGGTCAGTGGTGGTGTCTTGGGAAGCCTTATATCCAG TCATGTTACTGCCGAAATACCTCTGATCTTGATGTCACCAAAGCCAACAGGTGATGTTTATGTTAGATATTAG
- the arr3b gene encoding arrestin 3b, retinal (X-arrestin) isoform X3 produces the protein MMANRIYKKNSRNGSICLYLGKRDFVDHVDHVDIVDGVLKVDTSELHGRKVFVQLACFFHYGKEDLDVISLSFRKDIWIQHIQVYPPPAEDKPVSTPMQEVLMKKAGEGAHHFTFNVPTNLPCSVTFLPAAWDKGEACGVDFKIKAYIANKADDPDEKIDKKDTCQMIIRKIQFAPDKLLPGPEVNIYKQFMFSGKTIHLEASIEKEVYYHGEPIQVRVKINNQTSKVVKKIKISINQTADVVLYSTDKYTKVVLCEEFRDQVNGQSTFEKEYIVTPLLANNKEKHGLALDSKLKDEDTNLASSTILQAGMCKDVQGILVSYKIKVNLMVVSGGVLGSLISSHVTAEIPLILMSPKPTDV, from the exons ATGATGGCAAA CAGGATTTATAAGAAGAACAGTAGAAATGGCTCG ATTTGTCTTTACTTGGGGAAAAGAGACTTTGTGGACCATGTGGACCATGTCGATATTGTGG atgGGGTGCTCAAGGTGGACACTTCAGAACTTCATGGAAGAAAAG TGTTTGTGCAGCTGGCCTGTTTTTTCCACTATGGGAAGGAAGATTTGGATGTGATCAGTTTGTCCTTCAGGAAAGACATTTGGATCCAGCACATTCAAGTTTATCCTCCACCTGCTGAAGACAAACCAGTTAGCACGCCTATGCAGGAAGTCCTCATGAAGAAAGCAGGGGAAGGAGCACACCACTTCACTTTTAAT GTTCCAACAAATCTGCCATGCTCTGTAACTTTTCTGCCAGCGGCATGGGACAAAGGCGAG GCTTGTGGTGTtgactttaaaataaaagcctACATTGCCAACAAGGCTGACGATCCAGATGAGAAAATTGACAAGAA GGACACTTGTCAAATGATCATTCGTAAAATCCAGTTTGCACCAGACAAGTTGCTGCCTGGGCCCGAGGTGAATATATACAAGCAATTCATGTTTTCAGGAAAAACGATTCACCTGGAGGCCTCCATAGAGAAggag GTTTACTATCATGGAGAGCCAATCCAGGTCagagtgaaaataaacaacCAGACCAGTAAAGTGgtcaaaaaaatcaaaatttccA TTAACCAGACAGCAGATGTTGTGCTGTACTCAACTGACAAATACACCAAAGTTGTTCTCTGTGAGGAATTTCG GGATCAAGTAAACGGCCAAAGCACATTTGAGAAGGAATACATAGTCACGCCTCTATTGgccaacaacaaagaaaaacatggtcTGGCATTGGACAGCAAGCTAAAAGATGAAGACACAAACCTTGCATCATCCACAAT TCTACAAGCTGGCATGTGCAAAGATGTACAGGGCATTCTGGTGTCTTACAAAATCAAAGTCAACCTCATGGTGGTCAGTGGTGGTGTCTTGGGAAGCCTTATATCCAG TCATGTTACTGCCGAAATACCTCTGATCTTGATGTCACCAAAGCCAACAG ATGTGTAA
- the arr3b gene encoding arrestin 3b, retinal (X-arrestin) isoform X1, with translation MMANRIYKKNSRNGSICLYLGKRDFVDHVDHVDIVDGVLKVDTSELHGRKVFVQLACFFHYGKEDLDVISLSFRKDIWIQHIQVYPPPAEDKPVSTPMQEVLMKKAGEGAHHFTFNVPTNLPCSVTFLPAAWDKGEACGVDFKIKAYIANKADDPDEKIDKKDTCQMIIRKIQFAPDKLLPGPEVNIYKQFMFSGKTIHLEASIEKEVYYHGEPIQVRVKINNQTSKVVKKIKISINQTADVVLYSTDKYTKVVLCEEFRDQVNGQSTFEKEYIVTPLLANNKEKHGLALDSKLKDEDTNLASSTILQAGMCKDVQGILVSYKIKVNLMVVSGGVLGSLISSHVTAEIPLILMSPKPTGDVYVRY, from the exons ATGATGGCAAA CAGGATTTATAAGAAGAACAGTAGAAATGGCTCG ATTTGTCTTTACTTGGGGAAAAGAGACTTTGTGGACCATGTGGACCATGTCGATATTGTGG atgGGGTGCTCAAGGTGGACACTTCAGAACTTCATGGAAGAAAAG TGTTTGTGCAGCTGGCCTGTTTTTTCCACTATGGGAAGGAAGATTTGGATGTGATCAGTTTGTCCTTCAGGAAAGACATTTGGATCCAGCACATTCAAGTTTATCCTCCACCTGCTGAAGACAAACCAGTTAGCACGCCTATGCAGGAAGTCCTCATGAAGAAAGCAGGGGAAGGAGCACACCACTTCACTTTTAAT GTTCCAACAAATCTGCCATGCTCTGTAACTTTTCTGCCAGCGGCATGGGACAAAGGCGAG GCTTGTGGTGTtgactttaaaataaaagcctACATTGCCAACAAGGCTGACGATCCAGATGAGAAAATTGACAAGAA GGACACTTGTCAAATGATCATTCGTAAAATCCAGTTTGCACCAGACAAGTTGCTGCCTGGGCCCGAGGTGAATATATACAAGCAATTCATGTTTTCAGGAAAAACGATTCACCTGGAGGCCTCCATAGAGAAggag GTTTACTATCATGGAGAGCCAATCCAGGTCagagtgaaaataaacaacCAGACCAGTAAAGTGgtcaaaaaaatcaaaatttccA TTAACCAGACAGCAGATGTTGTGCTGTACTCAACTGACAAATACACCAAAGTTGTTCTCTGTGAGGAATTTCG GGATCAAGTAAACGGCCAAAGCACATTTGAGAAGGAATACATAGTCACGCCTCTATTGgccaacaacaaagaaaaacatggtcTGGCATTGGACAGCAAGCTAAAAGATGAAGACACAAACCTTGCATCATCCACAAT TCTACAAGCTGGCATGTGCAAAGATGTACAGGGCATTCTGGTGTCTTACAAAATCAAAGTCAACCTCATGGTGGTCAGTGGTGGTGTCTTGGGAAGCCTTATATCCAG TCATGTTACTGCCGAAATACCTCTGATCTTGATGTCACCAAAGCCAACAGGTGATGTTTATGTTAGATATTAG